The sequence CTCGGTGAAACCCAGCCGCTTCCATGCGTTCCGGTAACCAGGCGCGCGTGCGTAAAAGTCCAGAGCGCTTTTGGCAATCGCACGCGCCTTGGTCGGGTCCTCCTGCAAGAGGACCTTCTGCTCGACACAAAGAGATTTATCAGGTCCCAGAATCTCTCGTGCCCAGCGCGTATGAGCGGGAGATACATTATAGGTATGCGCGCCATCACCTTTCGCGGCGGAAAGTGCCATCATCCGCGGTGCAAGCGCCCCGAGAATGATGGGTGCCGGGTTCGCGGGGGGCACCGAGAAATAGCGCGACGAGGCCATTTTTTCCAGATAGTCGACCATGAAGCTGTAGGGGCGGGAGTACTCGAGGCCGCGAATCTTGGAGACAATCACCGGACTGGAGACGCCAAGACCGAGAACGAACCGACCCGGGAGTTGTTCGGCCAGGGTATGAGCCGCCTGCTGCATCACACCCGGGTGACGATTGTAGATATTCGCAATCCCCGGTGCGAGAACCAATCGATCGGTGCAGGTGCCCAGAAATGCCAGATGCGAGAAAGGGTCGCGCCCAAAAGTCTCGCCGATCCAGAGGGAGTGGTAGCCCAACTTCTCCACGAGTTGGGCCATGGCTGCGGACTGAGGTGAGGTGAGGCCCTCGGGGGCGAACCAGATACCAATTTTTCCTGTCATCTTCTCGCACCTCCCAATAGCCGAGTGTGTCTGCGCACTACTTAGGCTCCCACAGGGGTCGGGGCAAGCGTTTGGTGCTGCAATTTATCCCCTTGTCGCGAGGTTGGACGATCGCTCGCGGATCGCTCGCGTTGCCCCGGGCAGGTTCAGCTGCGCGGGCTGGTCCGGGGCGAGATGGCGTCCTGATAGGTCACGCTGAAGTCCTCGAAGCCTTCGAGTGCTTGTTCGAGGCTTTTGCCTGGAGCGACCTGGTAGGCGTCAAAGCCGCAACGCTCCATAAAGGCAATTTGGTCCCGCAGGACATTTCCCGTGGCGCGAAGCTCTCCGGTGAAGCCGCCCCGGCGAAGGAGTCGAGCGGTGCTGAATCCGCGTCCGTCGCGGTAGATCGGGAAATCGATCGCGATCAAATCGACTGTTTCCAATTCTCCGAGAACTTCGTCGGCGAAAATATCGTTGGGAATCTCGACTCCGAGTCGGCCGGCCCGCTTTTCCAGCGCGTCGTGTTCCGCACGGAAACGTTCAAGCGAGATGATGATATCTCCGTCGGTGATCGGATCCTCGGCGCCAAGCGTACGGAAGTCGTCTTCGACAATGGTTCGGTTTCGAATGATCGGCATCTGGAACTAGGCCCCGTAGACGCCTTCCCGAAAAGGCTTGTCGCCCAGTCGACGGAAGGTCTCGATGAAGGTTTCTTCAGGAGACTCTCGAAGCTTTACATAGGTTTTGAGAGCTTTTTCCAGCGCCGGAACGATTTCCTCGCGGGAGAAGGCCTGTCCGAGAACCTTGCCCAGGGAGGCATCGTGGCCGGCGGAACCGCCCAGCATCAGCTGGTAGGCCTCTTCGCCGCGCTTGTCGATCCCGAGAATACCGATGGTTCCGACGTGGTGATGTCCGCAGGCATTGATGCAGCCGGAGATCTTGAGGCTCATTTCGCCCAGATCATCAAGATAATCGATGTCATCGAAGCGTTGTCGGATTTCCTGAGCCACCGGGATGGAACGAGCATTGGCCAGGTTGCAGAAATCGAGTCCGGGGCAGCAGATGAGATCCGTCAGGCGGTTGTGATTCGGCGTCGCAATATCCAGATCGACAAGAGCTGTGAAAAGAGCTTCGAGCGCATCGCTGCGAACGTCGGGCAGAACGAGATCCTGAGTATGGGTGACGATAATTTCGCCAAAGCCATATTGCTCCGAGAGGTCGGCAACGGCTTCCATCTGCTTGTCGCTGAGATCTCCGGAAGGCGACGCGTAGGACTTCAGGGAGAGCACAACTGCGCTGTAGCCGCTCTGCTTATGGGAGACGACGTTGTTCCGCGCCCACTGCCCCAGAGGCGTATCTTCCGCCTGCATGCCCGCCACCGCCGCATCGGAATCGGGCAGAGTTTCGTAGGCCGGCGGCGCGAAAAATGCCTGCATTCGCTCGACCTCGGCATCGGTCACCTGCAGGGAGGACTCTCGAATTTCTTCCCACTCCTTTTCGACCAGGGCGCTGAACTCGGGGACGCCGAGGGCATCGACGAGGATCTTGATGCGCGCTTTATAGATATTATCGCGACGACCCAGTTGGTTGTAGACGCGCAAAATGGCTTCGAGGTACGAGATGAGGTGCTGGCGCGGCAAGAATTCACGCACGAGCTTTCCGACCTTGGGCGTTCGACCCATCCCGCCGCCGACAAACACCCGGAACCCTAATTCGCCGTCTTCGTTCTCGACGAGTTGGATGCCGATATCGTGCAGTCGGATCGCGGCGCGATCGCTGTCTGCCGAGCCGGTGAAGGCGATCTTGAATTTGCGGGGCAGGAACGCGAATTCGGGGTGGAAAGTCGACCATTGGCGAACCATTTCGCAATAAGGTCGTGGGTCGGCGAGTTCGTCGCGGGCCACACCGGCGAGATGGTCTGTGGTGGTGTTGCGAATGCAATTACCCGACGTCTGGATGGCGTGCATTTCGACTTCGGCCAGTTCGTCGAGAATGGTCGGAACCTGTTCCAGTTCGGGCCAGTTGAATTGGATATTCTGGCGTGTCGTGAAGTGCCCGTAGCCGCGGTCATAGGTTCGCGCGATATGGGCGAGCTTGCGCATTTGTTGGGCGGCCAGAAGCCCGTAAGGAATCGCGACCCGCAGCATATAGGCATGCAACTGCAGGTAGAGCCCATTTTGCAGGCGGAGCGGTTTGAATTCGTCTTCGGTCAATTCGCCCGAAAGTCTTCGGGAAACCTGGTCCCGAAACTGCTGGGCTCGCTCGCGCACCAGAGTGCTGTCGTATTCGGAGTATTTGTACATGACGGTGTCTTAAAGGGCTCCGGAACCATCGGGGCGCCGGAGGCGCGTACTTGGCCCCTCGGCGCGCAGTTTCTCACGAGTCGAGAGCGGTGTCAGCCGTGGACCGTTCATTTCGGCGGGGAAAATATAGGGCTCGGTGATGATGGATTCGGCTTTACGGACCTCTGCGAGACGGTCTTCGGCGGTCTCAGAATCCGAGAAAGTCGCCGCTTTATCCAGTGTTTCCGACCACTTACCGTCAGAATCGAGATAGGCGACGCTGCCCTCGAGGGTCAGGCTTCCCGTGATCACAAAGCACGAGTGGTTGGTGGCAGACATAAGGTTAGTGTCGGGGTCCGAGCCATCGGATTCAACCCATGGACTCGGGTTTAGGCGGATTCTCCGTCCACGGTCGTGAAACCACCGCTCAAAAAGATCAGAAAAAGGATCAAAAGTGTCGCGCCGGCGGTCCCGGCCAGCGTCGCATGAATACCCATTTTGTCGAGAAGGGCTCCCGCAAGCGGGGCTCCGATCAGGCCGGAAGCGCCCATGAAACCGAGCGTATAGACAGAAAGAACACGACCTCGGTGCGATGGCGATGCTTTCTCCTGAAACAGGGAGCGCCCGGCATTCATGAAGATCGCGCCGCTGATGCCCCAGAGAAAAACGCAGGCGAGAGTCGCGGCAAACGGAATCCCTGTAGAAATAATCAGGATAAAACTCGAGGAGCCGCAAAGGGCGAGGGCCTGAGCACGCCCCTTGCGTCGCAGGCCCCGGCGCAGAACGATCGTCGAGCCGACAATCGTTCCGAGCGGGAAGGCGGTCCCGAGAAGTCCCAGCTCCCCCACGCTTCCGCCGTAGTAATTGCGCACCAGAACCGGCAGCACTACAATATAGGGCCCGATCGTAAAGATGCCGACGGCCACGGCCAGAAGAAAAGGAATCCGCAGGACCGGCAGTCGCCAAACCTCGAAGAGGCCGCCGAGCAGGGCCCGGTGGAGTGGCTCCTTTACCGCGGCCGCGGCCGCGGTGGACGATGGCAGAAGCAGGAGCAGTGGAATGCTGCCCAGAATGAGGGTTGCCTGAATTCCAATGGCCGCTTCAATGCCGATGAAGCGAGCCGATGCTCCGATCAGAGCGCCGGCTGCCTGAGAGCCCCACTGGGCGATCAGAAGGCCGGCAACTGCCTTGCCGAGATTTTCCCCGGCGACATCCGAAAGCATCGAATCCCGGGCCGGCATGATGAAGGCCTGAATCGTACCCGCCAGCAGTGCGTAGCCAATCAGGGCAAACAGGGATAGTTGCTTGCTGACCACCAGAGCCAGAAGGCTCAGGGCCGCGATGCCCGCGAGCAGGCAGAGTATCGCAAGAAGCTTGCGACGGTCCACGAGGTCGGCCACGTGTCCGCCGATCAGCACGAAGAAAACAGACGGCAGCATCAGGGCACTTTGCGCTGTACCTACCCAGAGGGGGTCGGCCTTGAGTTCGAAGACCACGAGCGCGGAAAAAATGACCCCCTGAAGCCCAACCGAGGCGAAGTAGAGCGATGCGGCGACCATGAAGATCGGAAAAGGTTGTCGCCGAGGCACGCCTACAGAGTGGAGCTCCCCGCGGGAAAACGCAACTTCAGGTATTCAGCAGGGCGGCACCAATGACCACGATGCAGGAGGCGACGATGCGTCGTGTGCCGAGAGGTTCGCCGAACTTCCAGGCGCCAATGATGGCCGCCATGACGACGCTGGTCTCGCGCAGGGCTGCCACCGGAGCCATTTCGGCGCGGTCGTAAGCCCAAAGGATAATCGTATATCCGATGGCGGCGAGAACCCCGCCGCAAAACCAGATCACGCCGTGTTGGCGCAAATTTGTGCGCAGGACGCGGCGGCGGGACCAGCAGGCGTAGACCGAGATGGGCAAGGCTTCTCCGAGGGCCAGCCAGCCGATATAACCGAAGGGGTTTTCGCTCGCTCGCACGCCGATTCCATCGAGCAGAGAGTAGGCGACGATGAGAAGACCGGTCAGCAGGGACCATAGAATGGCCGGCCGGTTCCGTACGACGCCACCTGTGGCGAGCAGGAAAATGCCCCCACTGATCATCAAGATTCCTGCGCAATCCTGCAAGGAGAGGCTTTCCCCTAAAAGGGGAAAAGCGAGAATGGCGATCAGCATTGGCGCGCTGCCCCGGGCAATCGGGTAGACCTGGCTTAGATCGCCGAGCGAATAAGACCTCACCAGCGCGAATAGATAGATCGAGTGCACCAGAGTGCTGCTCAGCAGCCAGGGCCAGGCCTCCCACGGGAAGGAGGTTTGGGAAATCAGCAAGCAACCAAAAGCCCCGGTGCCCACCATGATGATGGCTTGCGCAAGCATCTGATCGCCGCTGGTCTTGACCAGGGCATTCCAGCAAGCGTGCAGGAGCGCCGAGAGGAGGACGGCTGCCGCGACCAGCGGGGGCAGGGTCATGGGGTCGCGCGCGTCTCAGCCGTCAGCCGAGGCGGTTCGCGTCCCTTGTCCGCGAGATTTGTCCAGTTGATTCTGAATGCAATTCTGGATTTGATCGATCAGCTCCTCGATCGATTCTCCTTGCTGTCGGGGGATGGGCGCGGTGCACGAGAAATGAAGCTTAACCCCGCGCGGGATCGGAAGGAAGGAGTTCTTCATCAGCTGCCAGGAATTATCGAGGCAGCATGGGACGACATTGGCCTGTGGGGCCCGAGCTTGAGATTCGTCGAGACGCCGGGGATCCACTGCCCCAGCTGCTTCTTGGTGATGTACTTTCCATTATTGCCGGGGAAGAACCAGGCGAAAAGCGGGATGTCGAACATGCTCTGGTGATTGGAGACGAAGATATAAGATTCGTCGGGCTCGATGGCTGACGAGATCTCGGCGTGCAGAGACACTCCCAGCAGGGAATAACTTCGCACCAGAGCTTGCTGCAGGGATACCGCGACTCGCTCGACGGCGGCGATGCCGAGAAGAGAGGCTGCCCGCAAAGCGATATCGTAGGCGATCAGAATCCCGGCGAAGACCGGCATATAGGCAATGGTGACGACCCAGTCGAGGTAGCCTCTCACAACAGAAACATGCCACTTTTACCGGCTTGATTCCATCGTGGGAAACCATCGCGGTGGCGCTGGGATTTCGGACCATGAAGAGGTAGTTGGATAAGGTGATCTCTGTACCTGAACTTCCCCGTGGCTTGGTCGCTTTTGTCAAAAAAGACTGCCCGACCTGTCTTGTGATCGAGCCTGTCCTGCAGCGCCTCGCCCGAGAGGGTGGCGTGACTATTTATTGTCAGGATGATCCGGAGTTTCCCGCGGGTTTGCCTGTCGAAGCTGATTTGCAACTCGACACCTCCTACCGGGAGCAGATCGAGATCGTGCCCACCTTGCTGCGGGTCGGAGAGGGTGGTGTCGAGCAGCGACTCGAGGGCTGGCATGCCGGCGAGTGGCGCGAGCTGACCGGGATCAAGGATCTTGGCGAGGGGCTTCCCGATTGGCGCCCCGGCTGTGGTTCCCTGAGCGTGGATCCGAATCGTGAACCGGAGTTAAGGGCGCGTCACGGGGCCTCCGGTTTGCAGGCTCGGCGGATTGAATTCGCGGAAGCTGAGGATGAATTCGAGGCGATGATGTCTCGAGGGATCAGCGACGGTTTGCCGGTCGTGCCGCCGACCGAGTCCCGTGTCCTTGCGATGTTGGCGGGGACCAGCAGGAACCCTCAGGAGGTGGTCGCTCAAGTACCTCCGGATCTCGCGCCGTGCACGGTGGAAAAAGTCGCGATCAATGCGGTGATGGCAGGATGCCTGCCGGAGTATCTGCCGGTGGTTCTCGCGGCGGTCGAGGCGGTTTGTACGGATGCCTTCAACATGCACGGCGTACTGGCCACGACCATGCCGGTTGGTCCGGTATTTGTGGTCAACGGCGAAATCGCCCGGCGCATCGGGATGAACGCGGGCAAGAATGTCTTCGGTCAGGGAAACCGGGCCAATCTCACCATCGGTCGGGCCGTGCAGTTGGTCGTCCGGAATGTCGGCGGCGGGCGCCCGGGGGAGATCGACCGGGCGACATTCGGGCAACCCGGAAAACTCTCGTTCTGTTTTGCCGAATTGGAGGAGGATTCCCCCTTTGGCACGTTGGCCGAGAGCTTCGGCGTCCCGGCCGGTCGCGACGCGGTGACCGCTTTTTGCGGGGAGGCTCCCCGCAGTATTGTCGACCAACTTGCGCGCGACCCCGATTCGCTGGTTGCGAGCTATGCCGCCTGTATCCGTGCGATGCACCATCCCAAACTGGTCATGGGGTTCGATGCGATGCTGGCGATCGGGCCGGAGCATGGTCGGGTCTTTCGCGAGGCTGGCTGGGATCGGGCACGGTTGCTCGGCGCTTTGGAGCAAGCTCTGGTGGTCCCGGGCGTGGAGTTGATGCGCGGTGCCGGAGGCATGGCGGAAGGTTTCCCGATTCCTGCAGAGAAAGCGGCGGGGATGGCGCTGCCGAAGCTTCGCCCCGGTGGCCTCCATCTAGTTTATTGTGGTGGCGGCGCCGGTTTGTTTGCGGCGGTGATCGGGGGGTGGTTGTCTGGTCCTGCAGGTAGTGTCCCGGTGGTGAAGGAGATTTGTCCTTGAGCGAACAACGAACGATTCTGGATCCGACCAATGAGAAGGTGCCGACGCAGCGACGTCGCGCGCCGGCTCTGACGACGCTGTCGGGGCAAACGATAGGCCTGCTTGATATCTCCAAGCCGCGCGGAAATATTTTCCTCGACCGATTGCAGGAGCAACTCGAGGCCGAGGGTGCTCAGGTCCGACGCTACAGCAAACCGACCTTCGCGAAGCCGGCACCGGTCGATCTTCGCCATGAAATCGCGGTCCAGTGCGAGGCGGTTGTCGAAGCTCTCGCTGATTGAGGCTCGTGCACAACGTGCAGTGTGCACGATTTCACAGATTTGGAAGAACGCGGGGTTCGCGCCACATTCGTGGCCTCCACGGAGTTCATCGACGCTGCCGAGGTGCAGGCGCGTGCTCTCGGGGTGGAGAGCACGGGTGTCTTCGTGGCGCACCCGAT is a genomic window of Candidatus Binatia bacterium containing:
- a CDS encoding TIGR03620 family F420-dependent LLM class oxidoreductase, with translation MTGKIGIWFAPEGLTSPQSAAMAQLVEKLGYHSLWIGETFGRDPFSHLAFLGTCTDRLVLAPGIANIYNRHPGVMQQAAHTLAEQLPGRFVLGLGVSSPVIVSKIRGLEYSRPYSFMVDYLEKMASSRYFSVPPANPAPIILGALAPRMMALSAAKGDGAHTYNVSPAHTRWAREILGPDKSLCVEQKVLLQEDPTKARAIAKSALDFYARAPGYRNAWKRLGFTENDIDSGSPEFLDAIVAWGSADSIRERIHEHFEAGASEVLLHPLHPELGMGMLDENTLRTFAPQSS
- a CDS encoding DUF934 domain-containing protein, encoding MPIIRNRTIVEDDFRTLGAEDPITDGDIIISLERFRAEHDALEKRAGRLGVEIPNDIFADEVLGELETVDLIAIDFPIYRDGRGFSTARLLRRGGFTGELRATGNVLRDQIAFMERCGFDAYQVAPGKSLEQALEGFEDFSVTYQDAISPRTSPRS
- a CDS encoding nitrite/sulfite reductase, giving the protein MYKYSEYDSTLVRERAQQFRDQVSRRLSGELTEDEFKPLRLQNGLYLQLHAYMLRVAIPYGLLAAQQMRKLAHIARTYDRGYGHFTTRQNIQFNWPELEQVPTILDELAEVEMHAIQTSGNCIRNTTTDHLAGVARDELADPRPYCEMVRQWSTFHPEFAFLPRKFKIAFTGSADSDRAAIRLHDIGIQLVENEDGELGFRVFVGGGMGRTPKVGKLVREFLPRQHLISYLEAILRVYNQLGRRDNIYKARIKILVDALGVPEFSALVEKEWEEIRESSLQVTDAEVERMQAFFAPPAYETLPDSDAAVAGMQAEDTPLGQWARNNVVSHKQSGYSAVVLSLKSYASPSGDLSDKQMEAVADLSEQYGFGEIIVTHTQDLVLPDVRSDALEALFTALVDLDIATPNHNRLTDLICCPGLDFCNLANARSIPVAQEIRQRFDDIDYLDDLGEMSLKISGCINACGHHHVGTIGILGIDKRGEEAYQLMLGGSAGHDASLGKVLGQAFSREEIVPALEKALKTYVKLRESPEETFIETFRRLGDKPFREGVYGA
- a CDS encoding DUF2849 domain-containing protein, which translates into the protein MSATNHSCFVITGSLTLEGSVAYLDSDGKWSETLDKAATFSDSETAEDRLAEVRKAESIITEPYIFPAEMNGPRLTPLSTREKLRAEGPSTRLRRPDGSGAL
- a CDS encoding MFS transporter encodes the protein MPRRQPFPIFMVAASLYFASVGLQGVIFSALVVFELKADPLWVGTAQSALMLPSVFFVLIGGHVADLVDRRKLLAILCLLAGIAALSLLALVVSKQLSLFALIGYALLAGTIQAFIMPARDSMLSDVAGENLGKAVAGLLIAQWGSQAAGALIGASARFIGIEAAIGIQATLILGSIPLLLLLPSSTAAAAAVKEPLHRALLGGLFEVWRLPVLRIPFLLAVAVGIFTIGPYIVVLPVLVRNYYGGSVGELGLLGTAFPLGTIVGSTIVLRRGLRRKGRAQALALCGSSSFILIISTGIPFAATLACVFLWGISGAIFMNAGRSLFQEKASPSHRGRVLSVYTLGFMGASGLIGAPLAGALLDKMGIHATLAGTAGATLLILFLIFLSGGFTTVDGESA
- a CDS encoding DMT family transporter encodes the protein MTLPPLVAAAVLLSALLHACWNALVKTSGDQMLAQAIIMVGTGAFGCLLISQTSFPWEAWPWLLSSTLVHSIYLFALVRSYSLGDLSQVYPIARGSAPMLIAILAFPLLGESLSLQDCAGILMISGGIFLLATGGVVRNRPAILWSLLTGLLIVAYSLLDGIGVRASENPFGYIGWLALGEALPISVYACWSRRRVLRTNLRQHGVIWFCGGVLAAIGYTIILWAYDRAEMAPVAALRETSVVMAAIIGAWKFGEPLGTRRIVASCIVVIGAALLNT
- a CDS encoding 1-acyl-sn-glycerol-3-phosphate acyltransferase, which gives rise to MRGYLDWVVTIAYMPVFAGILIAYDIALRAASLLGIAAVERVAVSLQQALVRSYSLLGVSLHAEISSAIEPDESYIFVSNHQSMFDIPLFAWFFPGNNGKYITKKQLGQWIPGVSTNLKLGPHRPMSSHAASIIPGS
- a CDS encoding thioredoxin family protein encodes the protein MISVPELPRGLVAFVKKDCPTCLVIEPVLQRLAREGGVTIYCQDDPEFPAGLPVEADLQLDTSYREQIEIVPTLLRVGEGGVEQRLEGWHAGEWRELTGIKDLGEGLPDWRPGCGSLSVDPNREPELRARHGASGLQARRIEFAEAEDEFEAMMSRGISDGLPVVPPTESRVLAMLAGTSRNPQEVVAQVPPDLAPCTVEKVAINAVMAGCLPEYLPVVLAAVEAVCTDAFNMHGVLATTMPVGPVFVVNGEIARRIGMNAGKNVFGQGNRANLTIGRAVQLVVRNVGGGRPGEIDRATFGQPGKLSFCFAELEEDSPFGTLAESFGVPAGRDAVTAFCGEAPRSIVDQLARDPDSLVASYAACIRAMHHPKLVMGFDAMLAIGPEHGRVFREAGWDRARLLGALEQALVVPGVELMRGAGGMAEGFPIPAEKAAGMALPKLRPGGLHLVYCGGGAGLFAAVIGGWLSGPAGSVPVVKEICP
- a CDS encoding UGSC family (seleno)protein, coding for MSEQRTILDPTNEKVPTQRRRAPALTTLSGQTIGLLDISKPRGNIFLDRLQEQLEAEGAQVRRYSKPTFAKPAPVDLRHEIAVQCEAVVEALADUGSCTTCSVHDFTDLEERGVRATFVASTEFIDAAEVQARALGVESTGVFVAHPIQDRSDEEMKALAEEAFSRICQALVG